GACGCCGTCCACCACCGCGCGCACCTGCTGGTTGTCGCCCTTGCGCATCTGCACCCAGATGTTGATGCGATCCTGGCCCGGGGTGATGAACTTGAACAGGTCGTCGGGCGAGCCACCGCTCATTTCATACAGGAACAGGTACTGCGCGATCTTCTCGCGCGAGTCCGCGAGGGTGGCGCTGCCCGGTTCCCGGTTGAGCAGTTCGTACTGCACCTTCTTGAGCACGTCCACCACCGAGCTGGCGGCACCCACGTTGTCCTGCCGGCCGATCTCGTTCTGCAGCCGCTCCGCCCAACCCATCCACTCCGGTTCCAGGAAGGCCTGGTCTTCGCTGCCGGCCAGCTCGACGTAGGCGATGTACGTGCCCGGCAGGTGCTCGTTCATCACCTGGTCGGCCACGCGCAGCGGGCTGCCGGGCTTGAACCAGTTCACCGGGTTGTCGTTGACCACGATGCGGGTGACACCGTAGCCCGCGATGACCATGACGATGCTCAGCGTGGTCACCACCAGCGCGCGACGGCGCACCGCGAAGTGACGGATCTTGTGCAGGTACGTCTCCGGGGCGGCCTCGCCCTCGTGGGTGGTTCCGAACTTCTCCAGCACGGAGGGCGGCATCAGCATGGCGTAGGCCGGGATGAACAGCAGCGAGAGCAACCAGGCCACGAACACGCCGAAGGCCACGAAGGCGCCGAACACCTGCACCGGCGGGATGGGCGTCATGATGAGCGATGCAAACCCCACCACGGTGGTGAGCGAGGTGAACAGCATGGGCAGGAACAGCTCGCGCATGGAGTGGTACAGCGTCTCCTCCATGCCGGCCTTCTGGTGGTAGTTGGCGTGTACGGAGCTGAGAATGTGGATGCTGTTGAGCACCGCAATCGGTATCAGGAAGATGGGAATCATCGAGCTCATGATGTGCACGGTGAAGCCCATCCCGATGAGCAGCCCCATGGTCCATATCACGGTGATCATGGAGAGGATCATCGGCGCCAGCACCACCTTCCAGCGCCGGAAGAAGAACAGCATCAGCAGGAAGATGAGCAGGAAGGCCATGGGCGCCGACACCGCCATCTGCTGGAACATCGCCGCGCCAAAGGTGTCCTGCGCCACCGGCAGCCCCGCCAGGTAGTACTGCTCGTCACCGCGGTCCTGCTCGATGACGGACTGGATCTGCTCCCCCACCTCCATGGCGACGTCCTTGCTCTCCAGCGGGATGAACAGGGCGATGGCCTTGCCGTCGTCGGAGGCGAGCTTGCCGCGCAGGATGGGGTTCTCTCTGATCTGAACCAGGATCTGCCGCGCGTCCTCGTCGTTGTCGGGAACGCTCTCCATGAGCGTCTGCACGCGAATACCGCCGCCCTCGTCGGGCAGGATATCGTCGACCTCGCTGGGGGCGAGGATGTCGTCGGCAATGACGCCGTCCATGTCGCGCACCGCGTCGGTGATCTTCTGGACGCGTTGCAGGATGGCCGGCGTGAAGACGGTCCCTTCATCAACCACCACGCCCAGCACCAGGAAGTCATTCAAGTTGAACGCGGCCTCGACGTTCTTGTGGATCACACGCACCGGCTCGTCCGCCGGCAGCATGTTCTCCGGATCTGTGTCGATCTGGATCCTGGGCAACTGCAACGCCGCCACCACCGTGATCAACCCGATGATGGTGAGCACCAGCTTGGGGTGTCGGATGGGGAACCCCGGGAATATTCGCTTCATGGCAGGGACTCTCTCTTTCGTTCTGATTGATGTATGCGATCAGTTGGCCGTGGCCGCGGTCTTTGCGTTGCGGCGCGCTTCCATGCGGCGGAACAGGATCTCCGGCGGGCAGAAGCCGGTGAGACTGGACTGGAACAGGTTGACGCCCACGAACGCGTTCAGCGCGAGCCACCACGGGCTCACCTTCCACGCGAGCAGCAATGACGCGATAATGAACACACCGGCGAGCCGTCGAACCATGCGCTCGGACCAGGAGATGGTGGCACAGGGGGCGGCGTTCGAACTGGGACGGGCTTCCATGTTTTTCTCCTTATTGATGCGGCGGGCCTTGTCATCCGCCGGGATCGGTGCATATTATGAATTGCTTGACGACTGGTAGTTTATATGCTTGATTAGTTATATACTGATTCACACCAGGTGTCAAGCCACGATATTCGAGGTGAGCGGTGAAAAATTCTAAGCCATTGGAAAATAAAAGCCTTGCACTGATAGCCGAGCGCTTCCGGGTGCTCGGTGACCCCCTCCGGCTCCAGCTCCTGCATCTGCTGGGGGACGCCGAAATGTCGGTGGGAGCGCTGGTCGAGGCCTCGGGCGCGAGCCAGGCCAACGTCTCCAAGCACCTGCAGATTCTGCTGAAGGCGGGTCTGGTGCAGCGGCGAAAAGAGGGTTTGCTCGCCTACTACAAGATCGTGGATCCGTCGATCTTCCAGCTGTGCGACCTTGTCTGCGGCCGCTTGAGTGAACAGTTCCAGGCGGACCTGAGCGCCATCGGGATGCTACGCCATCCGGGACAAGCCGGTCAGTAGACCACCGGATTGCTGATCGAGTTGCCTCCCCACACCGCCCACAGCTTCACCTCGCTCAGTGGTGCGTGCCACATGGTACACCCGCGCCAGGGCGCGATCAAGTCAACTGCGTCCTGAAGGCCCGCAGGCGGCCGCCTACTCCAGCCGTTCCACTTCGTCGGGCTCGCCGCGCGCCTGGCGCCACGCCCGTTCCACCGCCGGCTGCACAAAGAAGGCATCGAACGCCCGCGCCCTTCCCTCGTCACCCCGGGCAAGACGCTCCTTCCAGTCGGCGAGCGTCACGCGCGTCTGGGTTTCCTCCAGCGTCGCGCCGCCGGCCACCGCTTCCTCCACCGCCAGCACCAGCGCGCGCAGCAGATCCTGCACCTCGTGCAGGAATGCACGGTCGTGCTGCGGCGGCCCGTGGCCGAAGAACATCGTGTCCACGCCGAGCGAGTCGACCCGTGCGAGCGTCTCGATCCACTCCTTATAGTACGAACCGATGCCGAACGGGATGGGATACACCATGAGGTCTCCGGTGGCGGCAATGCGTTCCCGGGGCAGAATGACCACGGCGTCGCCGCGCGTGTTGCCGAGCCCGAGGCACGAGATGACGATCCTGCGCGCGCCGCGGTGGATCACCAGCGAGTCGTCGAAGGTGAGCGTGGGCGGCACCGGGCGCAACGTCTCGAACTCCGGTATGCAGAGGCGGTACAGATCGGCGATCTCCCGCGCGCGGTTGCGGCGCTTCTCCGCGAGCGGTTCGCCCTCGTCGTCCAGGCCGGTGTCGGCCCAGCGCTGGTACTTCTCCAGCACCGGTCCCATGTCCGCCAGGATCGATTCGCGCACGTCGATCACCTGTTCGATCACATCCGTGCGGGTATTGCGGTGCGCGATGAACTCCACCCCGGGCCACCGGTCCTGGTAGACCTGGTTGCCGTTGACGTGGTCGTCGTGCCAGTGCGTGTTGACCACGTAACGCACCGGCCTGTCGGTGAGCTTCTCCAGCTCCGCCACCATGGCGCGTGCGCTCACGGGGAGTATGCCGGTGTCCACCACCACCACGTCGCTCTCGTTGATGATGAAGAGCGCGTTGCCCTCGATGGGATCGCGCAGCGGCTCGGCCCACACGAAACCGAACACGCCATCGGCCAGCTTCACGATGTCGTAGGTCTTGCCGGAAACCTCTCCGGCGCGCGGGGACGTGGCGCACAACAGGACGACGCCACCCAGTATCCACAGGTATGCCTTTTTCACGAGTGTCTCCTTGCGCCGACGGGATGGCGTGGTGGGAACTACGGATGCCGGCGCGTTGCGGTTGCGGGTCAGCGTTCCGGCGTCGCCGACCGCATCAATCCCTCGTGGGCCTCGCGGTTGCCTGGCGCCAGCTCGAGCGCGCGGATGAACTGCACGGTTGCTTCGGGACCCCTGCCCTGCTGCACCAGCACGCGTGCCAGGTCCACGCGCACGCCGTCGTCCCAGGGCGCGGCCGCCACGGCGGCCTCGAGCTGCGCGACGGCCTCGTCCAGGCGTCCCTCGCGGCGCAGCCAGCGCGCGTAGTTGCGGTGGGCCTCTATCGACTCCGGATCGAGGGCCACGGCGCGCGCAAAGCTCTCCCCCGATTCCTCTTCGCGCCCCGCCAGTGCGAGCGCAATGCCACGGTTCATCCTCGCCACGCCGTCGCGCGGCGCCAGGCGGATCTGCCAGTCGAAATCCACCAACGCGCGTGCACCGTCGCCCCGGTCGAGACGCGCCTCCCCGCGCGCGGCGATGTGCCTCGCGAACGCGGCACGGGCCGCTTCCGCCGCAACCAGCAGGCCCAGGATAACGGCCGCCGTGGCCACCGCGCGCCGCGGCACGCGCGCGCCCCGGAATTCGAGGCCCAGCAGCCACACCGGAATGACGATGTAAGGCGCAAGCTTGAGCAGGTGCAGCACCGGGTGCGCCAGGATGAGCGGGTGGTCGAACTCCGGCAGCAGGAACGACAGCGCCAGCGCGACCGCCGCCAGCGCCGCGCCCCGCGGGCGTGTACGCCCCACCAGCGGCAACAGCAGCAGGGGGGCGATGGCGTAGTAGTTGAACCAGGTGCGGCTGACCCACGCGAGCATGG
Above is a window of Candidatus Krumholzibacteriia bacterium DNA encoding:
- a CDS encoding DUF2892 domain-containing protein, producing the protein MEARPSSNAAPCATISWSERMVRRLAGVFIIASLLLAWKVSPWWLALNAFVGVNLFQSSLTGFCPPEILFRRMEARRNAKTAATAN
- a CDS encoding MMPL family transporter; translation: MKRIFPGFPIRHPKLVLTIIGLITVVAALQLPRIQIDTDPENMLPADEPVRVIHKNVEAAFNLNDFLVLGVVVDEGTVFTPAILQRVQKITDAVRDMDGVIADDILAPSEVDDILPDEGGGIRVQTLMESVPDNDEDARQILVQIRENPILRGKLASDDGKAIALFIPLESKDVAMEVGEQIQSVIEQDRGDEQYYLAGLPVAQDTFGAAMFQQMAVSAPMAFLLIFLLMLFFFRRWKVVLAPMILSMITVIWTMGLLIGMGFTVHIMSSMIPIFLIPIAVLNSIHILSSVHANYHQKAGMEETLYHSMRELFLPMLFTSLTTVVGFASLIMTPIPPVQVFGAFVAFGVFVAWLLSLLFIPAYAMLMPPSVLEKFGTTHEGEAAPETYLHKIRHFAVRRRALVVTTLSIVMVIAGYGVTRIVVNDNPVNWFKPGSPLRVADQVMNEHLPGTYIAYVELAGSEDQAFLEPEWMGWAERLQNEIGRQDNVGAASSVVDVLKKVQYELLNREPGSATLADSREKIAQYLFLYEMSGGSPDDLFKFITPGQDRINIWVQMRKGDNQQVRAVVDGVNAWIAQNPPPAGLEVQWAGLSYINVKWQQLMVSGMGKALAGSWVVVLIMMVILFRSLRMGLLAMVPLTATIVITYGWVGLTGRNYDMPIAVLSSLSLGLSVDFAIHFLQRTRDIHRHHNGNFNATMNTFFHEPAQALARNIVVIALGFVPMFFATLVPYVTVGAFFFAIMLISGGATFLIMPAVLSYFPARVISGYRHHPAGTGSLNEAAAAARR
- a CDS encoding MBL fold metallo-hydrolase, yielding MKKAYLWILGGVVLLCATSPRAGEVSGKTYDIVKLADGVFGFVWAEPLRDPIEGNALFIINESDVVVVDTGILPVSARAMVAELEKLTDRPVRYVVNTHWHDDHVNGNQVYQDRWPGVEFIAHRNTRTDVIEQVIDVRESILADMGPVLEKYQRWADTGLDDEGEPLAEKRRNRAREIADLYRLCIPEFETLRPVPPTLTFDDSLVIHRGARRIVISCLGLGNTRGDAVVILPRERIAATGDLMVYPIPFGIGSYYKEWIETLARVDSLGVDTMFFGHGPPQHDRAFLHEVQDLLRALVLAVEEAVAGGATLEETQTRVTLADWKERLARGDEGRARAFDAFFVQPAVERAWRQARGEPDEVERLE
- a CDS encoding metalloregulator ArsR/SmtB family transcription factor, encoding MKNSKPLENKSLALIAERFRVLGDPLRLQLLHLLGDAEMSVGALVEASGASQANVSKHLQILLKAGLVQRRKEGLLAYYKIVDPSIFQLCDLVCGRLSEQFQADLSAIGMLRHPGQAGQ